CTTAAGCCGGCGGCGTCACGCACGACGCCGGCATGCGCTTGCATCAATTGGCGAAGTTCCGCGCGCGGTGTTTCCCCCATCACAGGCGGCGGCGCGGCGATTTCGGGCCGCGAAAGTCCGGCGGCGCCACCGTCGCGCAACGCCTCGGCGATACGGTTCGCGAATACGACGGCTTCAAGCAACGAATTGGAGGCCAACCGGTTTGCGCCATGCGCGCCGGTGGAAGCGCATTCGCCGACGGCCCAGAGGCCGGCAAGCGTCGTCCGGCCCCAAACGTCAGTGACCACACCGCCCATGTGATAATGCGCAGCAGGCGCGACCGGGATCGGCTGCACGCGCGGATCGAGCCCTGCGCTCATACAGGCGGCGAACACTGTGGGGAACGCGTCCGGGAAATGCGCGCCGACGGCTTCGCGTGCATCGAGGAAAGCGCCGCGACCGGCCGCGCGCTCGACATGGATCGCGCGCGCGACGACGTCGCGTGCGTCCAGATCAGCGACGAAGGATTGGCCTTCGCCGTTGATGAGATGCGCGCCTTCGCCACGCAATGCTTCCGTCGCCAGCGGCGCGGGATCGCGGCCGACATCGATCGCGGTGGGGTGGAATTGCACGAATTCGGGATCGGCGATCAGTGCGCCCGCGCGCGCCGCCATCGCGAAGCCTTGGCCTTGCGCTTCCGGTGGATTGGTGGTGACGGCGTAAAGCCCGCCAGCGCCGCCGGTGGCGATCACCGTCTCGTCCGCGACAAAGCTATGATCGCCGTCGCACCACACGCCCCGCACGCGCCCGTTCGCATCTTGCAGCAACACGCGCGCGCGCATGTTCTCGACAATCTCGATATGCGGGGCCGCACGCGCTGCGGCGATCAGCGCATCCATGATCGCTTTGCCGGCGAGGTCGCCTGCGACGCGCACCACGCGCGGCTTGGAGTGCGCGGCTTCCAGACTTTGCGCGAGCTTGCCGTCTGGCGTGCGATCGAACGGCACGCCAAGCGCGATTAAATCCATCACCCGCGCCGGTCCTTCGCGTGCGATCAACGACGCGATCTCGGGATCGACTAAGCCGGCGCCCGCCGCGATCGTATCTTGTGCATGGAGTTTCGGATCGTCCTCCGGCGA
This genomic interval from Vitreimonas flagellata contains the following:
- a CDS encoding L-aspartate oxidase, which encodes MKTDNVLIVGAGLAGLFLALKLAPRRVTVLSQAPLGQASSSAWAQGGLAAALSPEDDPKLHAQDTIAAGAGLVDPEIASLIAREGPARVMDLIALGVPFDRTPDGKLAQSLEAAHSKPRVVRVAGDLAGKAIMDALIAAARAAPHIEIVENMRARVLLQDANGRVRGVWCDGDHSFVADETVIATGGAGGLYAVTTNPPEAQGQGFAMAARAGALIADPEFVQFHPTAIDVGRDPAPLATEALRGEGAHLINGEGQSFVADLDARDVVARAIHVERAAGRGAFLDAREAVGAHFPDAFPTVFAACMSAGLDPRVQPIPVAPAAHYHMGGVVTDVWGRTTLAGLWAVGECASTGAHGANRLASNSLLEAVVFANRIAEALRDGGAAGLSRPEIAAPPPVMGETPRAELRQLMQAHAGVVRDAAGLSLALDRIHALCDAHGIANALLAARLIVTAALARKESRGAHFRSDYLDAAEKKHRSFLTSAATAP